A region of Arabidopsis thaliana chromosome 5, partial sequence DNA encodes the following proteins:
- a CDS encoding Calmodulin-binding protein (Calmodulin-binding protein; CONTAINS InterPro DOMAIN/s: Calmodulin binding protein-like (InterPro:IPR012416); BEST Arabidopsis thaliana protein match is: Calmodulin-binding protein (TAIR:AT4G25800.2); Has 341 Blast hits to 322 proteins in 21 species: Archae - 0; Bacteria - 2; Metazoa - 0; Fungi - 0; Plants - 339; Viruses - 0; Other Eukaryotes - 0 (source: NCBI BLink).) has protein sequence MMDSGNNNMNRAKRNLDGNDDDQPERKRPAFASVIVEALKVDSLQKLCSSLEPILRRVVSEELERALAKLGPARLTGSSGSSPKRIEGPDGRKLQLHFKSRLSLPLFTGGKVEGEQGAVIHVVLIDANTGRAVVYGPEASAKLHIVVLEGDFNTEDDEDWTQEEFESHVVKERSGKRPLLTGEVYVTLKEGVGTLGELVFTDNSSWIRSRKFRLGLRVVSGCCDGMRIREAKTEAFVVKDHRGELYKKHYPPALNDDVWRLDKIGKDGAFHKKLTAEGINTVEDFLRVMVKDSPKLRTILGSGMSNKMWDALVEHAKTCVQSSKLYIYYAEDSRNVGVVFNNIYELSGLISGDQYFSADSLTDSQKVYVEGLVKKAYENWNLVIEYDGKSLLDLKQPQRLSITHTNLENYSTAAIDHPMQMVAGHSSSMPPNQSPVLSDFAIGGYDQTLATRYHSHPQLLNSNPRAQFEVASCSTSQDQFMGNLHQTQSTINNQHMNGLALGPSQSSTSGYQNINPSSVHQADLNHLEDWSNPRERGPDDFFSEEEIRLRSHEMLESEDMQQFLRLFSMGGGGNGSATHLPEDGYTFPSFLHTPMQGYDEDRGRSGRAVVGWLKIKAAMRWGFFIRRKAAERRAQIVELDDDDEDGE, from the exons AAAGTAGATAGTTTGCAGAAGCTTTGCTCCTCTTTGGAACCTATTCTCCGCCGAGTT GTCAGCGAGGAACTGGAACGTGCTTTAGCAAAACTAGGCCCTGCTAGGCTTACTGGAAG TTCGGGCTCTTCTCCAAAGCGAATTGAAGGTCCGGATGGTCGGAAGTTACAGTTGCACTTCAAATCTAGGTTATCTCTCCCGTTATTCACTGGGGGGAAAGTAGAAGGAGAGCAAGGTGCTGTGATTCATGTTGTCTTGATTGATGCAAACACTGGCCGTGCTGTGGTATATGGTCCAGAGGCTTCGGCAAAGCTTCACATTGTTGTGCTTGAGGGTGACTTTAACactgaagatgatgaagactGGACACAAGAAGAATTTGAAAGCCATGTTGTAAAAGAGCGTTCAGGAAAGAGACCGTTGCTGACTGGAGAAGTGTATGTTACACTCAAGGAAGGGGTTGGAACTTTGGGCGAGCTAGTTTTCACGGATAATTCGAGTTGGATTCGAAGTCGGAAGTTCCGACTTGGTTTACGGGTGGTTTCTGGGTGTTGTGATGGCATGCGTATCCGTGAGGCCAAGACGGAAGCTTTTGTTGTTAAGGATCACAGGGGCGAAT TGTACAAGAAGCATTATCCACCTGCTCTGAATGATGATGTGTGGAGATTGGACAAGATCGGCAAGGATGGGGCATTCCATAAAAAGCTTACTGCTGAAGGAATAAACACTGTAGAAGATTTTCTGAGAGTAATGGTCAAGGATTCTCCAAAATTACGTACT ATTCTTGGAAGCGGCATGTCAAACAAAATGTGGGATGCACTAGTAGAGCACGCAAAGACGTGTGTCCAGAGCAGCAAGCTTTATATCTACTATGCTGAGGATTCAAGGAATGTCGGTGTTGTGTTCAATAATATCTATGAGCTAAGCGGCCTTATTTCTGGAGATCAATACTTCTCTGCTGATTCACTTACTGATAGCCAAAAG GTATATGTTGAGGGGCTGGTGAAGAAAGCATATGAAAACTGGAACCTAGTCATAGAGTATGATGGAAAATCTCTTTTAGACTTGAAGCAGCCCCAGAGGTTGAGTATTACTCACACTAATCTGGAAAATTACTCGACTGCTGCCATTGACCATCCAATGCAGATGGTGGCAGGGCATTCGTCTTCAATGCCGCCTAACCAGTCTCCAGTGCTTTCAGATTTTGCTATTGGAG GGTATGATCAAACTCTGGCAACAAGATATCATTCGCATCCCCAGCTTTTAAACTCCAACCCGCGAGCACAATTTGAGGTTGCTTCATGCAGTACATCGCAAGACCAGTTCATGGGAAATCTACATCAAACTCAAAGCACCATAAACAATCAACACATGAATGGCCTGGCTCTCGGTCCTTCACAATCATCCACAAGCGGATACCAAAACATCAACCCTTCTTCTGTTCACCAGGCAGATCTCAACCATTTAGAAGACTGGTCAAACCCCCGTGAGAGAGGACCAGATGATTTCTTCTCAGAGGAAGAGATCCGACTCAGAAGCCATGAAATGCTAGAGAGTGAAGACATGCAACAGTTCCTCCGCCTATTCAGCATGGGAGGAGGAGGCAATGGCTCTGCAACACACTTGCCAGAAGATGGATATACTTTCCCATCGTTTCTACACACGCCTATGCAAGGTTATGATGAAGACCGTGGTCGATCAGGCAGAGCTGTTGTTGGATGGCTTAAGATAAAAGCCGCAATGAGATGGGGGTTCTTCATCAGGAGGAAAGCTGCTGAGAGGCGAGCACAAATTGTAgagcttgatgatgatgatgaagatggcGAATAG
- a CDS encoding GCK domain protein (unknown protein; FUNCTIONS IN: molecular_function unknown; INVOLVED IN: biological_process unknown; LOCATED IN: endomembrane system; Has 2 Blast hits to 2 proteins in 1 species: Archae - 0; Bacteria - 0; Metazoa - 0; Fungi - 0; Plants - 2; Viruses - 0; Other Eukaryotes - 0 (source: NCBI BLink).) produces MLMELQAEKEAILAVEAAAIAKALSKLPTEEAELGKAESKE; encoded by the coding sequence ATGTTAATGGAGTTGCAAGCCGAAAAGGAGGCCATTCTTGCCGTCGAGGCTGCAGCCATTGCTAAAGCGTTAAGCAAGTTGCCAACAGAGGAGGCGGAGTTGGGGAAAGCAGAGAGTAAGGAGTGA
- a CDS encoding Protein kinase superfamily protein (Protein kinase superfamily protein; FUNCTIONS IN: protein serine/threonine kinase activity, protein kinase activity, ATP binding; INVOLVED IN: protein amino acid phosphorylation; LOCATED IN: endomembrane system; CONTAINS InterPro DOMAIN/s: CBL-interacting protein kinase (InterPro:IPR020660), Protein kinase, catalytic domain (InterPro:IPR000719), Serine/threonine-protein kinase domain (InterPro:IPR002290), Calcium/calmodulin-dependent protein kinase-like (InterPro:IPR020636), Serine/threonine-protein kinase-like domain (InterPro:IPR017442), Serine/threonine-protein kinase, active site (InterPro:IPR008271), Protein kinase-like domain (InterPro:IPR011009); BEST Arabidopsis thaliana protein match is: CBL-interacting protein kinase 21 (TAIR:AT5G57630.1).) gives MSDVSLSHQVTVFFILSEILHFSQVIGTKTKICIVMEYVSGGQLSDRLGRQKMKESDARKLFQQLIDAVDYCHNRGVYHRDLKPQNLLLDSKVGGYALYSLWLSMLYSTRGNLAGYPPFHETICFLFCIRR, from the exons ATGTCTGATGTCTCTCTGTCTCATCaagttactgttttttttattctgagtgaaattttacatttttcacagGTGATTGGAACCAAGACAAAGATCTGTATAGTTATGGAATACGTTTCAGGTGGTCAGCTTTCAGACAGACTTGGAagacagaaaatgaaagaatcaGATGCTAGAAAACTTTTCCAACAATTGATTGATGCTGTTGATTATTGTCATAACAGAGGAGTTTATCATAGAGATCTTAAG CCACAAAACTTGTTACTAGATTCAAAGG TCGGGGGATATGCTCTCTACAGCTTGTGGCTCTCCATGTTATATAGCACCAGAGGTAACCTTGCTGGTTATCCTCCGTTCCATGAGACCATATGCTTTCTGTTTTGTATAAGAAGATAG
- a CDS encoding GCK domain protein: MYENSVYYEPILAGEAREIAKMLMELQAEKEAILAVEAAAIAKALSKLPTEEAELGKAESKE; encoded by the coding sequence ATGTATGAAAACTCTGTTTACTACGAGCCCATTCTTGCTGGGGAGGCTAGAGAGATTGCCAAGATGTTAATGGAGTTGCAAGCCGAAAAGGAGGCCATTCTTGCCGTCGAGGCTGCAGCCATTGCTAAAGCGTTAAGCAAGTTGCCAACAGAGGAGGCGGAGTTGGGGAAAGCAGAGAGTAAGGAGTGA
- a CDS encoding GCK domain-containing protein (GCK domain-containing protein; FUNCTIONS IN: molecular_function unknown; INVOLVED IN: N-terminal protein myristoylation; LOCATED IN: cellular_component unknown; EXPRESSED IN: 9 plant structures; EXPRESSED DURING: LP.04 four leaves visible, petal differentiation and expansion stage, E expanded cotyledon stage, D bilateral stage; CONTAINS InterPro DOMAIN/s: GCK (InterPro:IPR012891); BEST Arabidopsis thaliana protein match is: GCK domain-containing protein (TAIR:AT5G57640.1); Has 84 Blast hits to 82 proteins in 17 species: Archae - 0; Bacteria - 0; Metazoa - 0; Fungi - 0; Plants - 80; Viruses - 0; Other Eukaryotes - 4 (source: NCBI BLink).): MGIASSVSMAYSDEDPSANQGQFSRDEDESRTLIEDLNETGEGKGEEEESGECRLCRFIKGGECKESFIALEQCVDEAEESGEESDFTKCKEVRAKFKTCMYENPVYYEPILAGEARAIAKMLNGVASRKGGHSCR, from the coding sequence ATGGGAATTGCGAGCTCTGTAAGCATGGCTTATAGCGACGAGGATCCGTCGGCAAATCAGGGACAATTTTCGCGGGATGAGGACGAATCGAGAACTCTAATTGAAGATTTGAATGAAACAGGGGAAGGGAAaggggaagaggaagagagtggAGAGTGCAGGTTGTGCCGGTTCATAAAGGGAGGTGAGTGCAAGGAATCATTCATAGCATTGGAGCAATGCGTGGATGAAGCCGAGGAGAGCGGAGAAGAAAGTGACTTCACAAAATGCAAGGAGGTCAGAGCCAAGTTCAAGACTTGTATGTATGAAAACCCTGTTTACTACGAGCCCATTCTTGCTGGGGAGGCTAGAGCGATTGCCAAGATGTTAAATGGAGTTGCAAGCCGAAAAGGAGGCCATTCTTGCCGGTGA
- a CDS encoding Protein kinase superfamily protein translates to MSDVSLSHQVTVFFILSEILHFSQVIGTKTKICIVMEYVSGGQLSDRLGRQKMKESDARKLFQQLIDAVDYCHNRGVYHRDLKPQNLLLDSKGNLQVSDFGLSAVPKVTISNFLVTQSKIFGFVTIKGC, encoded by the exons ATGTCTGATGTCTCTCTGTCTCATCaagttactgttttttttattctgagtgaaattttacatttttcacagGTGATTGGAACCAAGACAAAGATCTGTATAGTTATGGAATACGTTTCAGGTGGTCAGCTTTCAGACAGACTTGGAagacagaaaatgaaagaatcaGATGCTAGAAAACTTTTCCAACAATTGATTGATGCTGTTGATTATTGTCATAACAGAGGAGTTTATCATAGAGATCTTAAG CCACAAAACTTGTTACTAGATTCAAAGGGTAATCTACAAGTTTCTGACTTTGGATTAAGTGCAGTTCCTAAAGTAacaatttctaattttctagTCACACAAAGCAAAATATTTGGGTTTGTAACAATCAAAGGATGCTAA